In Vibrio cyclitrophicus, one genomic interval encodes:
- a CDS encoding ureidoglycolate lyase produces MSNGIRRLSIEPLTKQAFAEFGDVIESDNSDFFMINSGSTRRYHKLATTDVQDQDGEAIISIFQATPLSYPLTIKMLERHPLGSQAFIPLLGQPYLIVVAPKGDDPTLANSRAFLSNGRQGVNYHKGVWHHPVLALTDQDQFLIVDRGGEGHNCDEVYFDSDRVALHLDDLPTDDNKEEQRLAKAL; encoded by the coding sequence ATGAGTAATGGAATACGTCGTTTATCTATCGAACCGTTAACCAAGCAGGCTTTTGCAGAGTTTGGCGATGTTATCGAGTCCGATAATAGTGATTTCTTCATGATCAACAGTGGATCAACACGTCGCTACCACAAGCTAGCGACAACGGATGTGCAAGACCAAGACGGAGAAGCCATCATCAGCATCTTCCAAGCCACACCGTTGAGCTACCCACTGACCATCAAAATGTTAGAGCGTCATCCACTTGGCTCTCAGGCATTTATTCCATTACTTGGTCAACCCTATTTAATTGTTGTTGCGCCAAAAGGCGACGATCCAACATTAGCCAATAGCCGAGCTTTCTTGAGTAACGGCCGTCAAGGAGTGAACTATCACAAAGGGGTGTGGCATCACCCAGTTCTCGCGCTTACTGATCAAGACCAGTTCTTGATCGTCGATAGAGGCGGCGAAGGGCACAATTGTGACGAAGTTTATTTCGACAGCGACCGAGTGGCATTGCATTTGGACGATCTGCCAACGGACGACAATAAGGAAGAGCAACGCTTAGCTAAAGCGTTGTGA
- the alc gene encoding allantoicase — MTQTFEQFINLADEKLGAEAIFATDDFFADKSRLLSHAAPEWKDDLYDNNGKWMDGWESRRKRGEGYDYCVVRLGLAGTIAGVDIDTSFFTGNFPPSASIDACYSPQGEPTDSTEWQEILPSMALQGDHHHLEDIESDQVFTHLRLNIYPDGGVARLRVYGRPSVDWEAIDSQQQVDLASVEHGGRALACSDEHYGNKANILGPGRGENMGDGWETARRRTPGNDWVIVALGHPGNIERIVVDTAHFKGNYPDSCSIQAAYVKGGTDDQVETQSLFWRELLPAQKLQAHEIHEFISEVNDLGAITHVRANIFPDGGISRLRLFGTKAK, encoded by the coding sequence ATGACCCAAACATTTGAACAATTCATAAACCTTGCAGACGAAAAACTCGGCGCAGAAGCTATCTTTGCAACAGACGATTTTTTTGCCGATAAAAGCCGTCTACTCAGCCACGCAGCGCCCGAGTGGAAAGACGACTTATACGACAATAACGGCAAGTGGATGGACGGTTGGGAAAGCAGACGCAAACGCGGTGAAGGTTACGACTACTGTGTCGTTCGCCTTGGCCTAGCTGGCACCATTGCTGGCGTTGATATTGATACCTCATTCTTCACAGGTAACTTCCCACCTTCGGCATCAATTGACGCGTGTTATTCACCACAAGGTGAGCCAACTGATTCAACAGAGTGGCAAGAAATTCTGCCTTCAATGGCACTACAGGGTGATCATCATCATCTTGAAGACATCGAAAGTGACCAAGTATTTACGCACCTACGTTTGAACATCTACCCAGATGGAGGTGTTGCACGCTTACGTGTTTATGGCCGACCAAGCGTGGATTGGGAAGCAATTGATTCTCAGCAACAAGTCGACCTAGCATCGGTTGAACACGGTGGCCGAGCATTGGCATGTAGCGATGAGCACTACGGCAACAAAGCCAACATCTTAGGCCCTGGCCGCGGTGAAAACATGGGTGATGGCTGGGAAACAGCACGTCGTCGTACACCGGGTAACGACTGGGTTATCGTGGCACTAGGCCACCCAGGCAACATCGAACGTATCGTCGTGGACACGGCCCACTTCAAAGGTAACTACCCAGACAGCTGCTCAATTCAAGCCGCTTACGTGAAAGGCGGTACCGACGATCAAGTAGAAACACAAAGCCTATTCTGGCGTGAACTGTTGCCTGCACAAAAGCTGCAAGCGCACGAGATTCACGAATTCATTTCTGAGGTTAATGACCTTGGTGCAATTACCCACGTACGTGCAAACATATTCCCAGATGGCGGTATTAGCCGTTTGCGTCTGTTTGGTACGAAAGCGAAATAG
- a CDS encoding urate hydroxylase PuuD produces the protein MDPHITEWLNLAIRWAHMIVGVAWIGASFYFVWLENNLNRVNPKTGLSGDLWAIHGGGIYHLEKYKLAPPEMPEHLHWFKWEAYFTWITGVCLLGVVYYLNAEIYLIAPGSGLDSTTAIAIGIGSFVAGWFIYDLLCDSPLGKTPVLLGVVLFVLLVAATYGLTQVFSGRGAYIHVGAIIGTIMVGNVFRVIMPAQRNLVKAIEEKREPDPALPAKGLLRSRHNNYMTLPVLFIMISNHFPSTYGSEYNWLILAGLAIFSILVRHYFNTRHGSQKFAWTVPVAALGMITLAFVTSPYAKKQMTPVVQAPVVQEAQVSATESAPEELAANNTASATTDAQQAPAHATQSASAGVSFETINKVIQERCSVCHSSTPSHAAFAAAPGGVMFDTPEEIKANVPRIVAQTVTTKVMPLGNMTQMTDEERALIGTWVEQGATLQ, from the coding sequence ATGGATCCGCATATTACAGAATGGTTGAATTTAGCAATACGCTGGGCTCACATGATTGTTGGTGTTGCGTGGATAGGCGCATCATTTTACTTTGTTTGGTTAGAGAACAACCTTAACCGAGTAAACCCAAAAACGGGCCTTTCAGGCGACTTATGGGCGATTCACGGTGGTGGTATTTATCACCTAGAGAAGTACAAACTTGCGCCACCAGAAATGCCAGAGCACCTGCACTGGTTCAAATGGGAAGCTTACTTCACATGGATCACCGGTGTGTGTCTACTGGGTGTGGTTTACTACCTCAACGCTGAGATTTACCTGATTGCACCGGGCTCTGGCCTTGATTCAACCACCGCAATCGCGATTGGTATTGGTTCATTCGTTGCTGGTTGGTTTATCTACGACTTACTGTGTGATTCACCATTAGGTAAAACCCCCGTACTGCTTGGCGTTGTGCTGTTTGTGCTGCTCGTCGCTGCGACCTATGGCCTCACTCAAGTGTTCAGTGGGCGTGGTGCTTACATCCACGTGGGTGCCATCATTGGTACCATCATGGTGGGTAACGTATTCCGCGTTATCATGCCTGCGCAGCGTAACTTGGTGAAAGCGATTGAAGAGAAACGCGAACCGGATCCAGCACTGCCTGCGAAAGGCTTATTGCGCTCTCGTCACAACAACTACATGACACTGCCAGTGCTGTTCATCATGATCAGTAATCACTTCCCAAGCACTTATGGCTCGGAATACAACTGGTTGATTCTTGCTGGCTTAGCGATCTTCAGCATCTTGGTGCGTCACTACTTCAACACCCGCCATGGTAGTCAGAAGTTTGCATGGACAGTGCCAGTTGCGGCTCTGGGTATGATTACTCTCGCGTTTGTTACCTCACCTTACGCGAAAAAACAGATGACTCCCGTTGTGCAAGCACCAGTGGTTCAAGAAGCGCAAGTGAGCGCGACAGAATCGGCTCCAGAAGAACTTGCTGCGAATAACACAGCTTCGGCAACGACTGATGCTCAACAGGCTCCAGCGCATGCAACGCAATCTGCGAGCGCAGGCGTCAGCTTTGAAACCATCAACAAAGTCATTCAAGAGCGCTGTTCTGTGTGTCACTCATCAACCCCTAGCCATGCTGCTTTTGCTGCTGCGCCAGGTGGTGTGATGTTTGATACCCCAGAAGAGATTAAAGCAAACGTACCAAGAATTGTTGCTCAAACGGTAACAACTAAGGTGATGCCGCTCGGAAACATGACTCAAATGACTGATGAGGAACGCGCACTCATCGGCACTTGGGTAGAGCAAGGCGCTACGCTTCAATAA
- the uraD gene encoding 2-oxo-4-hydroxy-4-carboxy-5-ureidoimidazoline decarboxylase: MTEFRSCQPTTMDRDTFVAHFADVYEHSPWVAELVYDQGLNAEDDHIENLHLKMASTLLSADQGKQLALINAHPDLAGRAEVNGELTESSTKEQAGAGIDQCNAEEFEKFTSYNNSYKSRFNFPFIMAVKGANRYQILESFEMRLGNDSETEFATAIQEINKIAMFRLWDM, translated from the coding sequence GTGACTGAATTTCGATCATGCCAACCAACGACCATGGACCGCGATACCTTTGTCGCTCACTTCGCTGACGTCTACGAACACAGCCCGTGGGTTGCAGAACTGGTGTATGACCAAGGTTTGAATGCCGAAGACGACCATATCGAGAATCTTCATCTGAAAATGGCATCGACCTTGTTAAGTGCAGACCAAGGCAAACAGTTGGCTTTGATCAACGCTCACCCGGATTTAGCCGGTCGAGCAGAAGTAAACGGCGAACTCACAGAGTCGTCGACCAAAGAACAAGCGGGGGCGGGCATCGACCAGTGCAACGCCGAAGAATTTGAAAAATTCACTTCTTATAACAACAGCTACAAAAGTCGCTTCAATTTCCCTTTTATCATGGCGGTGAAGGGAGCCAATCGTTACCAAATTCTTGAGTCGTTCGAGATGCGATTAGGAAATGATAGTGAAACTGAGTTTGCTACGGCGATTCAAGAGATCAACAAGATCGCGATGTTTCGTCTCTGGGATATGTAA